A single genomic interval of Streptomyces graminofaciens harbors:
- a CDS encoding acylphosphatase → MSDDVRLVAWVRGQVQGVGFRWFTRARALEIGELSGFALNLADGRVQVVAEGPRGACEGLLEWLQSDDTPGRVDGVTEIWDTPRGGYEGFAIR, encoded by the coding sequence ATGAGTGACGACGTACGGCTGGTCGCGTGGGTGCGCGGACAGGTGCAAGGTGTGGGTTTCCGCTGGTTCACCAGGGCCAGGGCGCTGGAGATCGGCGAGCTGAGTGGCTTTGCTCTCAATTTGGCCGACGGACGGGTTCAGGTGGTCGCGGAGGGCCCGCGAGGCGCGTGCGAGGGCCTGCTGGAGTGGCTCCAGAGTGACGACACGCCCGGGCGCGTGGACGGTGTCACCGAGATCTGGGACACACCGCGCGGGGGTTATGAGGGGTTCGCCATCCGCTGA
- a CDS encoding CAP domain-containing protein encodes MGRHRRHAAGRAASGRAAGVTNSIAPEDYGPENLYGFAAVLEADAQAARGGRSRRRKKKAVTPVKTGLLGVSAAVAIGTAAVATGVLPGGDKYTVSGGNSSDTVVPAGSPTGAATQQGGTDGAAQEREDESTSRDAEREASPSTGPSESAEPSKKPEKEKKGNSGSKQNNGKKPSAKPTKEKETVAPIEVSAETAAEAQVLKLVNEERAKAGCSPVAANSSLAKLAETFSKDMATRGFFDHTDPDGDDPWDRAATLGITGLGGENIARGQATAEAVMEAWMNSPGHKANILNCDFKTLGVGVYMADGGPWWTQDFGY; translated from the coding sequence ATGGGACGCCACCGACGCCACGCCGCCGGCCGCGCCGCCAGTGGCCGCGCCGCCGGGGTCACGAACAGCATCGCCCCGGAGGACTACGGCCCCGAGAACCTGTACGGGTTCGCCGCAGTCCTGGAAGCCGATGCCCAGGCCGCACGCGGAGGGCGCTCGCGCCGCCGCAAGAAGAAGGCCGTGACGCCCGTCAAGACCGGCCTGCTCGGCGTGTCCGCCGCCGTCGCCATCGGTACGGCCGCGGTGGCCACCGGAGTGCTGCCGGGCGGCGACAAGTACACGGTCAGCGGGGGCAACAGTTCCGACACCGTGGTGCCGGCCGGTTCCCCGACGGGCGCGGCCACCCAGCAGGGCGGTACGGACGGCGCCGCGCAGGAGCGCGAGGACGAGTCCACGAGCCGGGACGCCGAGCGCGAGGCCTCGCCGTCGACCGGCCCGTCCGAATCTGCCGAGCCGTCGAAGAAGCCCGAGAAGGAGAAGAAGGGCAACTCGGGCTCGAAGCAGAACAACGGCAAGAAGCCCTCCGCCAAGCCCACCAAGGAGAAGGAGACCGTCGCCCCGATCGAGGTCTCCGCGGAGACGGCGGCCGAGGCCCAGGTCCTGAAGCTGGTCAACGAGGAGCGGGCCAAGGCCGGCTGCAGCCCGGTCGCGGCGAACAGCTCGCTGGCGAAGCTGGCGGAGACGTTCAGCAAGGACATGGCCACCCGCGGTTTCTTCGACCACACCGACCCCGACGGCGACGACCCGTGGGACCGCGCGGCCACGCTCGGGATCACCGGTCTCGGCGGCGAGAACATAGCCCGGGGCCAGGCCACCGCCGAGGCGGTCATGGAAGCCTGGATGAACAGCCCCGGCCACAAGGCGAACATCCTGAACTGCGACTTCAAGACCCTCGGCGTAGGTGTGTACATGGCCGACGGCGGGCCTTGGTGGACGCAGGACTTCGGCTACTGA
- a CDS encoding winged helix-turn-helix transcriptional regulator, producing the protein MDSAAQTAVTPAQASADAEAVQRFEDLSFDVFARNCPSRGTLEHVTGRWGVLTMGALHQGTLRFNELRRRVDGVSEKMLSQTLHALERDGLVHREAQPTNPPRVEYTLTPLGREVSERLRSLIACVEDRMEDVLQARERYDEARGAR; encoded by the coding sequence ATGGATTCAGCCGCGCAGACCGCCGTGACGCCCGCGCAGGCCTCCGCGGACGCGGAAGCCGTGCAGAGATTCGAGGACCTGTCCTTCGACGTGTTCGCCAGGAACTGTCCCTCGCGGGGCACCCTGGAGCACGTCACGGGCCGCTGGGGCGTGCTCACGATGGGCGCACTCCACCAGGGCACGCTCCGCTTCAACGAACTGCGCCGCCGCGTCGACGGCGTCAGCGAGAAGATGCTCTCCCAGACCCTGCACGCCCTGGAGCGCGACGGCCTGGTGCACCGCGAGGCCCAGCCCACCAACCCGCCGCGTGTCGAGTACACGCTCACCCCGCTCGGCCGCGAGGTCTCCGAGCGTCTGCGATCCCTCATCGCGTGCGTGGAGGACCGCATGGAGGACGTGCTCCAGGCCCGCGAGCGTTACGACGAGGCCCGCGGCGCCCGCTGA
- the mutM gene encoding bifunctional DNA-formamidopyrimidine glycosylase/DNA-(apurinic or apyrimidinic site) lyase produces the protein MPELPEVEVVRRGLERWVAHRTVADVEVLHPRAIRRHLAGPDDFAHRLKGHRIGEPSRRGKYLWLPVEDTGIAVLAHLGMSGQLLVQPQDAADEKHLRIRVRFADDLGTELRFVDQRTFGGLSLHDTTPDGLPDVIAHIARDPLDPLFDDEAFHQALRRKRTTIKRALLDQSLISGVGNIYADEALWRSRVHYERPTAGFTRPRTAELLGHVRDVMNAALAVGGTSFDSLYVNVNGESGYFDRSLDAYGREGLPCRRCATPMRRRPWMNRSSYYCPKCQRAPRASS, from the coding sequence GTGCCCGAACTTCCCGAGGTCGAGGTCGTACGACGTGGCCTTGAGCGCTGGGTGGCGCACCGGACCGTCGCCGACGTCGAGGTGCTGCACCCGCGCGCGATCCGGCGGCATCTCGCCGGCCCCGACGACTTCGCGCACCGGCTCAAGGGGCACCGGATCGGGGAGCCGAGCCGGCGCGGGAAGTACCTGTGGCTGCCCGTGGAGGACACCGGCATCGCGGTCCTCGCCCACCTCGGCATGAGCGGCCAGCTGCTGGTCCAGCCGCAGGACGCGGCCGACGAGAAGCACCTGCGGATCCGCGTACGGTTCGCCGACGACCTCGGCACCGAACTGCGGTTCGTGGACCAACGCACCTTCGGCGGGCTCTCGTTGCACGACACCACCCCCGACGGACTGCCCGACGTCATCGCGCACATCGCCCGTGACCCCCTCGACCCGCTCTTCGACGACGAGGCCTTCCACCAGGCGCTGCGCCGGAAGCGCACGACCATCAAACGGGCCCTGCTCGACCAGTCGTTGATCAGCGGTGTCGGCAACATCTACGCCGACGAGGCGCTCTGGCGCTCACGCGTCCACTACGAACGCCCCACCGCCGGGTTCACCCGCCCGCGCACGGCCGAACTCCTGGGCCATGTACGAGACGTCATGAACGCCGCCCTCGCCGTGGGCGGCACGAGCTTCGACAGTCTCTACGTCAACGTCAACGGCGAATCGGGGTACTTCGACCGGTCGCTCGACGCGTACGGACGGGAGGGGCTGCCCTGCCGGCGCTGTGCCACGCCGATGCGGCGGCGGCCCTGGATGAACCGGTCCAGCTACTACTGCCCGAAGTGTCAGCGGGCGCCGCGGGCCTCGTCGTAA
- a CDS encoding tetratricopeptide repeat protein, with amino-acid sequence MTNRLTGTVIGGHSLQIGKVVGDVLVVTPSGAVPRASRGPEPIRVRDADPFRLGVHRPIRLTGPATPPLPGYVPRDLDVPGHGGLRELIGRAADRSGFVLLVGGSSVGKTRSLYEAVLDRVPDWPLLHPADAEQVERLLELPPGPLVLWLDELQNHLAGEHGLTAATLRALMAPPRQVLVVATLWPGYYDAYTAPHTSPKEDDRYRTERDLLKLAEVVHVPTGLTAAERERARQIAVTDERLRTALASTDFGLTQVIAGAPQLVHRWESADPCARAVLAAAADLTVLGARSALPEALLRSAVPGYCTPAERAAAPADWFEQALAYVTRELLGATAPLRPASDGQEMGRPDGYRMADYLVQHIGRERRATPPPQSFWDACAEHLRDPADARRLGTSAVARQRFAVAVPLLRRAVEAGSASATQELGTLFRTMGDQLGAEEMAHLLSTSEHPDAPLYRTVLAGWDFEEILDLAEAGNEYAVSHLIEYGDPQLAISLLIEEIEPGDLWSYKRLAELFHDEGDDERAIPILEMLVEKEYDDAISFLAELLQRSGRLDRLWELTDEGYFAAAYFLADALHEKGRTDEALDVLEEFAGEGYRDIDSLLARLLVERGDFDALLERAEDGDVDAAVEAAEWLRSRGEADRAVALLTPLADAGEVYAASSLAGLLRRTTDEARLRARASAGDEWAARELVRLLLARGEFDEAIRHGTDSRTHSDIVDALVAHGDVDGAVRFLMERSDGDSRLRDLLREHGRVDDLRILIDRGDRFAADALADVLAAQGKEAEARSLRTRGLTSDGHLTDTP; translated from the coding sequence GTGACGAACCGCCTGACGGGAACCGTCATCGGCGGTCACAGCCTGCAGATCGGCAAGGTCGTCGGCGATGTCCTGGTGGTGACGCCGTCCGGCGCGGTGCCCCGGGCGAGCCGCGGGCCGGAGCCGATCCGGGTGCGGGACGCCGATCCGTTCCGGCTCGGAGTGCACCGGCCCATCCGGCTCACCGGCCCGGCCACACCGCCCCTGCCCGGCTATGTACCGCGTGACCTGGACGTTCCCGGACACGGCGGACTGCGCGAGCTGATCGGGCGGGCAGCCGACCGCAGCGGGTTCGTCCTGCTGGTCGGCGGCTCCTCCGTGGGCAAGACGCGCTCGCTGTACGAGGCGGTCCTGGACCGAGTGCCCGACTGGCCGCTGCTGCACCCGGCCGACGCGGAACAGGTCGAACGGCTCCTCGAACTCCCGCCCGGGCCGCTGGTGCTCTGGCTGGACGAACTCCAGAACCATCTGGCCGGCGAGCACGGCCTCACCGCGGCCACCCTGCGCGCCCTGATGGCACCGCCCCGCCAGGTCCTGGTCGTGGCGACGCTCTGGCCGGGCTACTACGACGCGTACACGGCACCGCACACCTCACCCAAGGAAGACGACCGCTACCGCACCGAGCGGGACCTGCTCAAGCTGGCCGAGGTCGTCCATGTGCCGACGGGCCTCACGGCCGCCGAGCGGGAGCGGGCCCGGCAGATCGCGGTCACGGACGAGCGGCTCCGCACGGCCCTCGCGTCGACGGACTTCGGCCTGACCCAGGTCATCGCGGGCGCCCCGCAGCTGGTCCACCGCTGGGAGAGCGCCGACCCCTGTGCGCGAGCGGTACTGGCCGCGGCCGCGGATCTGACCGTCCTCGGTGCGCGGTCCGCGCTCCCCGAGGCCCTGCTGCGGTCGGCGGTCCCGGGCTACTGCACACCCGCCGAACGCGCCGCGGCGCCCGCCGACTGGTTCGAACAGGCCCTGGCGTACGTCACGCGGGAACTCCTCGGTGCCACGGCACCCCTGCGCCCCGCGAGTGACGGCCAGGAGATGGGCCGCCCGGACGGCTACCGCATGGCGGACTACCTCGTACAGCACATCGGCCGCGAGCGGCGGGCCACGCCCCCGCCGCAGTCCTTCTGGGACGCGTGCGCGGAGCACCTGCGCGACCCGGCGGACGCCCGTCGGCTCGGCACCTCCGCGGTCGCCCGGCAGCGCTTCGCCGTGGCCGTACCGCTGCTGCGCAGGGCCGTGGAGGCGGGCTCGGCGTCCGCGACACAGGAGCTGGGCACCCTCTTCCGGACGATGGGCGACCAGCTGGGCGCCGAGGAGATGGCGCACCTGTTGTCCACCTCCGAGCACCCCGACGCCCCGCTGTACCGGACCGTCCTCGCGGGCTGGGACTTCGAGGAGATCCTCGACCTGGCCGAGGCCGGAAACGAGTACGCCGTCAGCCATCTCATCGAGTACGGCGATCCACAACTGGCGATCTCCCTGCTGATCGAGGAGATCGAGCCCGGCGACCTCTGGTCCTATAAGCGGCTCGCCGAGCTCTTCCACGACGAGGGCGATGACGAACGGGCCATCCCCATCCTGGAGATGCTCGTGGAGAAGGAGTACGACGACGCGATCTCCTTCCTGGCCGAACTCCTCCAGCGGAGCGGGCGGCTGGACCGGCTGTGGGAGCTGACCGACGAGGGGTACTTCGCGGCGGCGTACTTCCTGGCCGACGCACTCCACGAGAAGGGGCGGACCGACGAGGCGCTGGACGTCCTCGAAGAGTTCGCCGGCGAGGGATACCGGGACATCGACTCCCTGCTGGCCCGGCTCCTCGTGGAGCGGGGCGACTTCGACGCCTTGCTCGAACGCGCCGAGGACGGTGACGTGGACGCGGCCGTCGAAGCCGCCGAGTGGCTCCGGTCGCGCGGCGAAGCCGACCGGGCGGTGGCCCTGTTGACGCCCCTGGCCGACGCCGGTGAGGTCTACGCGGCCTCCTCGCTCGCCGGGCTGCTGCGCCGGACCACGGACGAGGCCCGGCTGCGGGCACGGGCCTCGGCCGGAGACGAATGGGCGGCCCGCGAACTCGTCCGACTCCTCCTCGCCCGGGGCGAGTTCGACGAGGCGATACGCCACGGCACGGACAGCCGGACCCACTCGGACATCGTCGACGCCCTCGTGGCGCACGGCGACGTGGACGGGGCCGTGCGGTTCCTCATGGAGAGGTCCGACGGCGACTCGCGCCTGCGTGATCTGCTCAGGGAACACGGCCGCGTCGACGACTTGCGCATCCTGATCGACCGAGGCGACCGTTTCGCTGCCGACGCCCTCGCCGACGTCCTGGCAGCCCAGGGCAAGGAGGCCGAGGCCCGCTCCCTGCGCACCCGCGGCCTCACCTCCGACGGCCACCTCACCGACACCCCCTGA
- the rnc gene encoding ribonuclease III: MSDAKKNALRANGGNPSADSTASSHTLLEGRLGYKLESALLVRALTHRSYAYENGGLPTNERLEFLGDSVLGLVVTDTLYNTHPDLPEGQLAKLRAAVVNSRALAEVGRGLDLGSFIRLGRGEEGTGGRDKASILADTLEAVIGAVYLDQGLDAASELVHRLFDPLIEKSSNLGAGLDWKTSLQELTATEGLGVPEYLVTETGPDHEKTFTAAARVGGVSYGTGTGRSKKEAEQQAAESAWRAIRSAADERAKQEAATAAEAEAPDTSSDTAPA, from the coding sequence ATGTCTGACGCCAAGAAGAACGCTCTCCGTGCAAACGGAGGTAACCCGTCGGCGGACAGCACGGCCTCGTCCCACACGCTTCTGGAAGGGCGGCTCGGGTACAAGCTCGAGTCCGCCCTTCTGGTGCGCGCGCTGACCCACCGTTCGTACGCGTACGAGAACGGCGGCCTGCCCACCAACGAGCGCCTGGAGTTCCTCGGGGACTCCGTCCTCGGCCTCGTGGTCACGGACACGCTGTACAACACCCACCCCGACCTGCCCGAAGGCCAGCTGGCCAAGTTGCGGGCCGCGGTGGTCAACTCGCGTGCGCTGGCGGAGGTGGGCCGTGGGCTCGACCTCGGCTCCTTCATCCGGCTCGGCCGCGGTGAAGAGGGCACGGGCGGCCGGGACAAGGCGTCCATCCTCGCCGACACCCTCGAAGCGGTGATCGGCGCCGTCTATCTCGACCAGGGCCTCGACGCCGCGTCCGAACTGGTACACCGCCTGTTCGACCCGCTGATCGAGAAGTCCTCGAACCTCGGTGCCGGCCTGGACTGGAAGACCAGCCTCCAGGAGCTCACCGCGACCGAAGGGCTCGGCGTCCCCGAGTACCTGGTCACGGAGACCGGCCCGGACCACGAGAAGACCTTCACCGCTGCCGCCCGCGTCGGAGGCGTCTCGTACGGCACCGGCACCGGCCGCAGCAAGAAGGAAGCGGAGCAGCAGGCGGCCGAGTCCGCCTGGCGTGCGATCCGCTCCGCGGCGGACGAGCGCGCGAAGCAGGAAGCCGCGACGGCCGCCGAGGCCGAGGCCCCCGACACCTCGTCGGACACGGCCCCGGCCTGA
- the rpmF gene encoding 50S ribosomal protein L32, giving the protein MAVPKRKMSRSNTRHRRSQWKAAVPTLVACERCHEPKLQHIACPSCGTYNKRQVLEV; this is encoded by the coding sequence GTGGCTGTTCCGAAGCGGAAGATGTCGCGCAGCAACACGCGCCACCGCCGGTCGCAGTGGAAGGCTGCGGTCCCCACCCTGGTTGCGTGCGAGCGCTGCCACGAGCCCAAGCTGCAGCACATCGCGTGCCCGTCGTGCGGCACCTACAACAAGCGCCAGGTCCTCGAGGTCTGA
- a CDS encoding YceD family protein codes for MALNARLDHRNPLVFDTHELGRRPGALQRLTRTVDTPGDFGVQGVIGVPEGAPLDLELRLESVMEGVLVTGTARARAAGECVRCLEPLELPLEADFQEMFSYPDADDRGRVKAEPADDAEEDEDRLFIEDGLFDLEPVLRDAVVLALPMQPVCQEDCPGLCSECGARLADDPAHHHDAVDIRWAALQGLAGSLEDGEKDEMSGEAPRSAPANEKQEK; via the coding sequence ATGGCTTTGAACGCCCGCCTCGACCACCGCAACCCTCTCGTGTTCGACACGCACGAGCTGGGCCGGCGGCCCGGCGCGCTGCAGCGCCTGACGCGTACGGTCGACACTCCGGGGGACTTCGGTGTCCAGGGAGTCATCGGAGTGCCGGAAGGCGCCCCGCTGGATCTCGAACTCCGTCTGGAGTCGGTCATGGAAGGTGTGCTCGTCACAGGCACCGCCCGTGCACGGGCCGCAGGGGAGTGCGTAAGGTGTCTGGAGCCGCTGGAGCTGCCGCTCGAAGCGGACTTCCAGGAGATGTTCTCGTACCCTGACGCCGACGACCGGGGCCGCGTGAAGGCGGAGCCGGCCGACGACGCCGAGGAAGACGAGGACAGGCTCTTCATCGAGGACGGCCTGTTCGACCTCGAACCCGTGCTGCGTGATGCGGTGGTGCTCGCACTGCCGATGCAGCCGGTGTGCCAGGAAGACTGCCCCGGCCTGTGCTCCGAGTGCGGAGCGCGGCTCGCGGACGACCCGGCCCACCACCACGACGCCGTCGACATCCGTTGGGCGGCACTGCAGGGACTCGCCGGTTCACTCGAAGATGGCGAGAAGGACGAGATGAGTGGCGAAGCGCCTCGATCGGCGCCCGCCAACGAGAAGCAGGAGAAGTAG
- a CDS encoding cell division initiation protein, translating to MDVQKKLDEIVSVVSGARGMPMSASCVVNRAELLAMLEEVRAALPDSLAQAQELIGDREHMVERARLEAERIIENAHAERGSLISDTEVARRSQNEADRILTEARQEAEEVRAEADDYVDSKLANFEVVLTKTLGSVGRGREKLLGTGPGLDEQGYEDEDAPERSHDPETLRRDADTYVDAKLGAFEAVLAKTLEAVGRGRQKLHGRIATDDLGALALHDDGTSPQPTSDADYLADLAALTETPAAPVQQSYGQDAYQATAYQQQDQYGYQQQYAQPQQAADPYGYQQADPYAAGYPQQPSYDPNQGHQEQQGHQGHHGYAQAEDNALDETSLFDTTMITAEQLRRYEQGR from the coding sequence GTGGACGTCCAGAAGAAGCTCGACGAGATCGTCTCGGTGGTCTCCGGCGCCCGGGGCATGCCCATGTCGGCCTCCTGCGTGGTCAACCGCGCCGAACTGCTCGCCATGCTGGAGGAGGTGCGCGCGGCGCTGCCCGACTCCCTCGCCCAGGCGCAGGAGCTGATCGGCGACCGCGAGCACATGGTCGAGCGGGCCCGTCTGGAGGCCGAGCGGATCATCGAGAACGCGCACGCAGAGCGCGGCTCCCTGATCTCCGACACCGAGGTCGCCCGCCGCTCCCAGAACGAGGCCGACCGCATTCTCACCGAGGCCCGCCAGGAGGCCGAGGAGGTCCGCGCCGAGGCCGACGACTACGTCGACTCCAAGCTCGCCAACTTCGAGGTCGTCCTCACCAAGACCCTCGGCTCGGTCGGCCGCGGTCGCGAGAAGCTCCTCGGCACCGGCCCCGGCCTCGACGAGCAGGGCTACGAGGACGAGGACGCCCCCGAGCGCAGCCACGACCCCGAGACCCTGCGCCGCGACGCCGACACCTATGTGGACGCCAAGCTCGGCGCCTTCGAGGCGGTCCTCGCCAAGACCCTGGAGGCCGTCGGCCGGGGCCGCCAGAAGCTCCACGGCCGCATCGCCACCGACGACCTCGGCGCCCTCGCCCTGCACGACGACGGCACCTCCCCGCAGCCCACCAGCGACGCCGACTACCTCGCCGACCTCGCGGCCCTCACGGAGACCCCCGCCGCCCCGGTCCAGCAGTCGTACGGGCAGGACGCGTACCAGGCGACGGCGTACCAGCAGCAGGACCAGTACGGCTACCAGCAGCAGTACGCCCAGCCCCAGCAGGCGGCCGACCCCTACGGGTACCAGCAGGCCGACCCGTACGCGGCGGGCTACCCGCAGCAGCCGTCGTACGACCCGAACCAGGGCCACCAGGAGCAGCAGGGGCACCAGGGGCATCACGGGTACGCGCAGGCCGAGGACAACGCCCTCGACGAGACCAGTCTCTTCGACACGACCATGATCACCGCGGAGCAGCTGCGCCGCTACGAACAGGGTCGCTGA
- the coaD gene encoding pantetheine-phosphate adenylyltransferase, which translates to MRRAVCPGSFDPITNGHLDIIGRASKLYDEVYVAVMINKSKKGLFEVDERIELIRQVTAEYENVRVEAFHGLLVDFCKQRDIPAIVKGLRAVSDFDYELQMAQMNIGLSGIETLFVPTNPTYSFLSSSLVKEVATWGGDVSHLVPSLVLEALNERLARD; encoded by the coding sequence GTGCGCCGCGCCGTCTGTCCCGGGTCATTCGACCCGATCACCAACGGACACCTCGACATCATTGGCCGAGCCTCCAAGCTGTACGACGAGGTCTACGTCGCGGTGATGATCAACAAGTCCAAGAAGGGCCTGTTCGAGGTGGACGAGCGGATCGAGCTGATCCGCCAGGTAACCGCCGAGTACGAGAACGTACGGGTCGAGGCCTTCCACGGCCTGCTCGTCGACTTCTGCAAGCAGCGCGACATCCCCGCCATCGTCAAGGGCCTGCGCGCGGTCAGCGACTTCGACTACGAGCTGCAGATGGCCCAGATGAACATCGGCCTGTCGGGCATCGAGACGCTCTTCGTGCCGACCAACCCCACCTACAGCTTCCTGTCCTCCTCGCTGGTCAAGGAGGTCGCGACCTGGGGCGGCGACGTCTCCCACCTGGTGCCGTCGCTGGTCCTCGAAGCCCTGAACGAGCGCCTCGCAAGAGACTGA
- the rsmD gene encoding 16S rRNA (guanine(966)-N(2))-methyltransferase RsmD, translated as MRPLPQGPQMTRVIAGAAGGRRLAVPPGTGTRPTSDRAREGLFSTWQALLGGPLDGERVLDLYAGSGAVGLEALSRGAGHALLVEADARAARVVRENVKNLGLPGAEVRAGKAEQIIRTPASAEPYDLVFLDPPYAVSDDDLREILLTLRAEGWLAGEALVTVERSTRGGEFRWPTGFEAIRARRYGEGTFWYGRAASTCEDAR; from the coding sequence ATCCGCCCCCTCCCACAAGGACCCCAGATGACCCGCGTGATCGCCGGCGCAGCCGGCGGACGCCGCCTCGCCGTCCCGCCGGGGACCGGCACCCGCCCCACCTCCGACCGCGCACGCGAGGGCCTCTTCTCCACCTGGCAGGCCCTCCTCGGCGGCCCCCTGGACGGCGAGCGCGTCCTCGACCTGTACGCGGGCTCCGGCGCGGTCGGCCTGGAGGCCCTCTCCCGCGGCGCCGGGCACGCCCTCCTCGTCGAGGCGGACGCCCGCGCGGCCCGCGTCGTCCGGGAGAACGTGAAGAATCTCGGCCTCCCCGGCGCCGAGGTGAGGGCGGGCAAAGCGGAACAGATCATCCGCACACCGGCGTCGGCCGAGCCGTACGACCTCGTCTTCCTGGACCCGCCGTACGCCGTCTCGGACGACGATCTTCGGGAGATCCTGCTCACACTCCGTGCGGAGGGCTGGCTCGCCGGGGAAGCCCTCGTCACCGTGGAGCGCAGCACCAGAGGCGGAGAATTCCGGTGGCCCACCGGTTTCGAGGCGATCAGGGCCCGTCGCTACGGCGAGGGAACGTTTTGGTACGGTCGCGCCGCCTCTACGTGCGAAGACGCACGATGA